The Candidatus Syntrophosphaera sp. genome has a window encoding:
- the dnaA gene encoding chromosomal replication initiator protein DnaA, producing the protein MDQDIWQNILDKLEENINHQSFRTWFSDTKLVDILDDTLVIKVPTQFSANYLNQNYTETLAEISYSLYKQRYAVKFISPPHVVNNGKSEPSDYSGNRVMLNTRLNDRFCFEQFVVGRNNNFAYSAAKAVAESPGYTYNPLFIYGESGMGKTHLMQAVGNFVSKEGRNCSIFYTTSEEFTNEMIESIRGNKMPDFRAKYRKVDLLLVDDVHFLSRKEGTQEEFFHTFNALFDNRKQIVLTSDRPPKDIPDLEKRLVTRFESGLLCDLKNPDFETRVAILRKKAEPENVELSDEIFSFIAESISSSVRALEGSLIRILAYASVEKISPLDLDIPTVRDILSDMISESRKEYTLDNITQQVCNFYGITLPQIVDKTRRQNISFPRQVAMYLANFLIPQLSLKEIAEYYKRKDHTTVLHAKKMIENQFRENLEFRAHIDQLIKNIKG; encoded by the coding sequence ATGGACCAGGACATTTGGCAGAACATTTTGGACAAACTCGAGGAGAACATCAACCATCAGAGCTTCAGAACATGGTTTTCGGACACGAAGTTGGTGGACATTCTGGACGACACGCTGGTTATCAAGGTGCCGACGCAGTTTTCGGCCAATTATCTCAATCAGAATTACACCGAAACCCTGGCTGAGATATCTTATTCCCTCTACAAGCAGCGCTACGCCGTCAAGTTCATCTCCCCGCCTCACGTTGTGAACAACGGCAAAAGCGAGCCGTCGGACTATTCAGGAAACCGGGTGATGCTGAACACGAGGCTGAACGACCGTTTTTGCTTTGAGCAGTTCGTGGTGGGCCGCAACAACAACTTTGCCTATTCCGCGGCCAAGGCGGTGGCGGAATCCCCAGGCTACACCTACAATCCGCTTTTTATCTACGGAGAAAGCGGGATGGGCAAGACCCATTTGATGCAGGCGGTGGGAAATTTCGTCTCCAAAGAGGGGCGCAACTGCTCCATCTTCTATACCACGAGCGAGGAATTCACCAATGAGATGATCGAATCGATCCGGGGCAACAAGATGCCGGATTTCAGGGCCAAATACCGCAAGGTGGACCTGCTGCTGGTGGACGACGTGCACTTCCTGTCCCGCAAGGAAGGGACGCAGGAGGAGTTTTTCCACACCTTCAACGCCCTCTTCGACAACCGCAAACAGATCGTTTTGACCTCAGACCGGCCGCCCAAGGACATCCCGGACCTGGAGAAAAGGTTGGTGACCCGGTTTGAGAGCGGGCTGCTTTGCGACCTGAAAAATCCGGATTTTGAGACCCGTGTGGCCATCCTGCGCAAGAAAGCCGAGCCGGAGAACGTTGAACTCAGCGACGAGATCTTTTCCTTCATCGCCGAATCCATCTCCTCCAGCGTGAGGGCCCTCGAAGGCTCGCTGATCCGCATCCTGGCCTATGCCTCGGTCGAAAAGATCAGTCCCCTGGACCTGGACATCCCAACCGTGCGCGACATCCTCAGCGACATGATCTCCGAATCACGCAAGGAATATACCCTGGACAACATCACCCAGCAGGTCTGCAACTTCTACGGGATCACCCTGCCGCAGATTGTGGACAAGACCCGCAGGCAAAACATTTCCTTTCCCCGCCAGGTGGCGATGTATCTGGCCAATTTCCTGATTCCCCAGCTTTCCCTGAAAGAGATCGCGGAATATTACAAGCGCAAGGACCACACCACAGTCCTGCACGCCAAGAAGATGATCGAAAACCAGTTCCGGGAAAATCTGGAGTTTCGCGCCCACATAGATCAATTGATCAAGAATATCAAGGGCTGA